One Faecalicatena sp. Marseille-Q4148 DNA window includes the following coding sequences:
- a CDS encoding GNAT family N-acetyltransferase: MIYWENTELQIRSMIKEDIPSFTEAFLEMGWTPKPEIHERYLKEQAEGKRYIFVAQYKGQTAGYATLLPLACDGPYKECYPEVVDFNVWEKFRRHGIGNHILDAAENFAASFSDHICLGVGLYSGYGSAQRMYVKRGYIPDGSGIWWNQKPLPPYADCCNDDDLVLFLAKELRKA; this comes from the coding sequence ATGATTTACTGGGAAAATACAGAATTGCAAATACGCTCCATGATAAAAGAAGATATTCCTTCTTTCACAGAAGCCTTTCTTGAGATGGGTTGGACTCCCAAACCGGAAATCCACGAACGCTACCTCAAAGAACAGGCTGAAGGAAAACGTTATATCTTTGTTGCACAATACAAGGGACAGACAGCCGGTTATGCGACTTTGCTTCCGCTTGCCTGTGACGGTCCTTACAAAGAATGTTATCCGGAAGTTGTGGATTTTAATGTCTGGGAGAAATTCCGCCGTCATGGAATTGGAAATCATATTCTCGATGCAGCCGAAAACTTCGCCGCTTCTTTCAGCGATCACATCTGTCTTGGTGTCGGTCTCTATTCCGGCTATGGAAGTGCTCAGCGCATGTATGTGAAACGAGGATACATTCCCGACGGCAGCGGAATCTGGTGGAACCAAAAACCATTGCCGCCGTATGCTGACTGCTGCAATGACGATGACCTCGTGCTATTTCTTGCAAAAGAGCTCAGGAAA
- a CDS encoding NFACT family protein: MAFDGITVANLVQELNVSLNGGRIYKIAQPESDELLLTIKTPAGQKRLLISASASLPLIYLTADNKPSPMNAPNFCMLLRKHISNGRIISISQPKLERIISIEIEHLDELGDLCRKYLIVEIMGKHSNIIFCDTNQRIIDSIKHVSSQMSSVREVLPGRTYFIPDTMEKSDPLTVSEAVFSELLIRKPMSLSKAIYTSFTGISPVAAEEICYLSGLDSSIPASELSSDLMLHLYKQFRIYFDQVTEGAFKPCIYTDGKEPKEFSSLPLTHFAALQAIPYDSVSALLQDYYSMKNTLTRIRQKSADLRHVVQTSLERNRKKYDLQSKQLRDTEGRDKFKVYGELIHTYGYHLPEGSKKLEALNYYTNEMVTIPLDPAKTPQENAQRYFEKYNKQKRTFEALSTLIQETQDEITYLESISNALDIALEEDDLIQIKEELMETGYVKRKFSKKKVKITSKPFHYISSDGYDIFVGKNNYQNEELTFQVATGNDWWFHAKGCPGSHVIVKANNEELPDRTFEEAGRLAAFYSKNRGNDKVEIDYIQKKHIKKVKSAKPGFVIYHTNYSLVIDSDISGIRQI, translated from the coding sequence ATGGCATTTGATGGAATTACCGTTGCAAACCTTGTACAGGAATTAAATGTATCATTAAACGGTGGCCGTATTTATAAAATCGCACAACCCGAAAGTGACGAATTGTTACTCACAATTAAGACTCCAGCCGGACAAAAGCGTCTTCTCATCTCTGCAAGCGCTTCTCTTCCGCTCATCTATTTGACAGCAGATAATAAACCGAGTCCAATGAACGCACCGAACTTCTGCATGCTTTTAAGAAAACATATCAGTAATGGTCGGATCATTTCAATTTCGCAGCCAAAACTTGAGCGAATTATTTCTATCGAGATCGAACATCTGGATGAACTTGGAGATCTTTGCCGCAAATACCTCATTGTAGAAATCATGGGCAAACACAGCAATATCATTTTCTGTGATACGAATCAACGCATCATCGACAGTATTAAACACGTTTCTTCTCAGATGAGTTCTGTACGCGAAGTGCTTCCCGGACGCACTTATTTTATCCCGGATACGATGGAAAAATCGGACCCTCTGACGGTTTCCGAAGCGGTATTCTCTGAACTCCTTATTAGAAAACCAATGTCGCTTTCAAAAGCAATTTACACAAGTTTTACCGGAATCAGCCCTGTTGCTGCAGAGGAAATCTGTTACCTCTCCGGACTGGATTCATCTATTCCTGCTTCCGAATTATCTAGTGATCTAATGCTTCATTTGTATAAACAATTCCGGATTTATTTTGATCAAGTAACAGAGGGCGCTTTTAAACCATGTATTTATACTGACGGAAAAGAACCGAAGGAGTTTTCTTCTCTGCCGCTGACACATTTTGCAGCCCTTCAGGCAATTCCATATGACTCCGTTTCCGCACTGCTTCAAGATTATTATTCTATGAAGAATACACTTACCCGGATCCGCCAGAAATCCGCTGATCTTCGTCATGTTGTACAGACTTCTCTTGAGCGCAACCGCAAGAAATATGATCTGCAGTCAAAGCAGCTGCGAGATACAGAGGGGCGTGACAAATTCAAAGTCTACGGAGAATTGATCCATACTTATGGCTATCATCTTCCGGAAGGTTCCAAAAAACTGGAAGCACTCAATTATTATACAAATGAAATGGTAACCATTCCTCTGGATCCTGCAAAAACACCACAGGAAAATGCACAGCGCTATTTTGAAAAATACAATAAACAGAAACGTACTTTTGAAGCGCTTTCCACGCTGATCCAGGAAACACAGGATGAGATTACTTATCTGGAATCTATCAGCAATGCCCTTGATATTGCGCTCGAAGAAGACGATCTCATTCAGATCAAAGAAGAATTAATGGAAACCGGCTATGTGAAACGAAAATTTTCCAAAAAGAAAGTCAAGATTACAAGCAAACCTTTTCACTATATCTCTTCTGACGGATATGATATTTTTGTAGGAAAAAACAATTATCAGAATGAAGAACTTACATTCCAGGTGGCTACCGGAAATGATTGGTGGTTTCATGCAAAAGGCTGCCCCGGATCTCATGTCATTGTAAAAGCCAATAACGAAGAACTTCCGGATCGTACTTTTGAAGAAGCCGGTCGCCTGGCCGCATTTTATTCCAAAAATCGTGGAAATGACAAAGTCGAAATTGATTATATTCAAAAAAAACATATCAAAAAAGTAAAAAGCGCCAAGCCGGGATTTGTTATTTATCATACAAATTATTCTCTCGTCATTGACTCTGACATTTCCGGCATCCGGCAAATATAA
- a CDS encoding serine hydroxymethyltransferase gives MNYVKEHDPEVGEALFQEMKRERRNLELIASENIVSPAVMLAMGTVPTNKYAEGYPAKRYYGGCEEIDVLEELAIERAKKLFGAEHACVQPHSGANANLAVYQAFLKPGDTVMGLNLEHGGHLTHGSPVNASGLLYHFVPYGVNREGVLDYEEIRKIAKECQPKMIVAGASAYPREIRFDLFAEIAKEVGAYLFVDMAHIAGLVAAGLHQNPVPYADVVTTTTHKTLRGPRGGMILCKEKYAKAINKAIFPGTQGGPLMHVIGAKAVCFGEALKPEFKEYQQQVVKNAKALAEALMQEGFELVSGGTDNHLMLVDLRNMHITGKELQNRLDEVYITVNKNAVPDDPESPFVTSGVRIGTPAITTRGLKEQDMPEIAHCIKLAATEFETKADEIRERVGHICERYPIYE, from the coding sequence ATGAATTATGTGAAAGAACATGATCCAGAAGTAGGAGAAGCATTGTTTCAGGAAATGAAAAGAGAACGGAGAAATCTGGAACTGATTGCTTCAGAAAATATTGTGTCCCCGGCGGTTATGCTTGCGATGGGAACAGTTCCGACAAATAAATATGCGGAAGGCTATCCGGCAAAGCGCTATTACGGCGGCTGTGAAGAGATTGATGTGCTTGAAGAGTTGGCAATTGAGAGAGCAAAGAAGCTATTTGGTGCAGAACATGCCTGCGTTCAGCCGCACAGCGGAGCGAATGCCAATCTGGCAGTATATCAGGCGTTTCTTAAGCCGGGAGATACGGTAATGGGATTAAATCTGGAGCATGGAGGACATCTGACACATGGTTCACCGGTAAATGCATCTGGACTGCTGTATCATTTTGTACCGTACGGAGTGAATCGGGAAGGCGTACTTGATTATGAAGAGATTCGTAAGATTGCGAAAGAGTGTCAGCCGAAGATGATCGTTGCGGGAGCATCTGCGTATCCAAGAGAAATTCGGTTTGATCTGTTTGCGGAGATTGCAAAAGAAGTTGGGGCATATCTCTTTGTAGATATGGCGCATATAGCAGGACTTGTAGCAGCCGGACTGCATCAGAATCCGGTTCCGTATGCAGATGTAGTTACGACAACAACGCATAAGACGCTGCGCGGACCACGAGGCGGTATGATCTTATGTAAAGAGAAATACGCGAAAGCGATTAATAAGGCAATCTTTCCGGGAACACAGGGAGGACCGCTGATGCATGTAATCGGTGCAAAGGCAGTTTGCTTCGGAGAGGCGCTGAAACCGGAATTTAAGGAATACCAGCAACAGGTAGTGAAAAATGCGAAAGCATTGGCAGAAGCGCTGATGCAGGAAGGATTTGAACTTGTCAGCGGTGGAACGGATAATCATTTGATGCTTGTAGATTTGAGAAATATGCATATTACAGGAAAAGAACTTCAGAACCGTCTGGATGAAGTATATATTACCGTCAATAAAAATGCAGTTCCGGATGATCCGGAGAGTCCGTTTGTGACAAGCGGTGTGAGAATCGGAACGCCTGCGATTACTACGAGAGGGCTGAAAGAACAGGATATGCCGGAAATTGCACACTGCATCAAACTTGCAGCAACAGAATTTGAAACGAAGGCGGATGAAATTCGCGAACGTGTTGGACATATCTGTGAAAGATATCCGATTTATGAATAA
- a CDS encoding M20/M25/M40 family metallo-hydrolase yields MKNEKFLTDILNQISVGGFPEKLQEVLQKEMASYADEIRTDAIGDTVCVLNPQAEKKILLAAHADEIGLMVTHIAEDGMLHVSRYGGIIPHTYPGQRVQIETANGVVYGVVQITRELMKKQDLSASDFLVDIGASCREEAEKLVEPGDGVVFDTCIRKLAGGRFTARALDDRLGVFIIMEALKRAKERGCSCGVYAGATVGEETTKNGARWTAERVKPDAAIVVDVTYTSDYAGVRDGDAGRVELGKGPVLCINPLIVKSMNAKMKTCAEKSDIAYQIETGSGMTCTDADQIHFANEGIPTVLVSIPLRYMHSPAEVADEKDVEGCIELITEFLLDASADL; encoded by the coding sequence ATGAAGAATGAAAAATTTTTGACAGACATTTTAAATCAGATTTCAGTAGGAGGTTTTCCGGAGAAGCTTCAGGAAGTACTTCAGAAAGAAATGGCTTCTTATGCGGATGAGATTCGTACAGATGCTATTGGCGATACTGTTTGTGTTTTGAATCCGCAGGCAGAGAAGAAGATTCTTCTTGCGGCACATGCAGATGAGATTGGGCTTATGGTAACACATATTGCGGAAGATGGAATGCTTCATGTTTCAAGATATGGTGGAATTATTCCGCATACTTATCCGGGGCAGCGTGTACAGATTGAGACAGCCAACGGTGTTGTCTATGGTGTAGTACAGATTACAAGAGAACTGATGAAAAAACAAGATCTGTCAGCTTCTGATTTTCTTGTGGATATCGGCGCTTCTTGCAGAGAAGAGGCAGAGAAACTGGTAGAGCCGGGAGACGGAGTTGTGTTTGATACCTGTATTAGAAAGCTTGCAGGCGGCAGATTTACAGCAAGAGCTCTGGATGACCGTCTCGGAGTCTTTATCATTATGGAAGCGCTGAAACGTGCAAAAGAAAGAGGATGCAGCTGCGGTGTGTATGCAGGAGCAACCGTCGGAGAAGAAACAACAAAAAATGGCGCCCGCTGGACAGCAGAACGTGTAAAACCGGATGCGGCTATTGTAGTAGATGTTACCTATACAAGTGATTATGCAGGTGTGCGCGATGGGGATGCAGGACGTGTTGAGCTTGGAAAGGGACCGGTTCTCTGTATCAATCCTCTCATTGTAAAATCAATGAATGCCAAGATGAAAACATGTGCTGAAAAATCAGACATTGCTTATCAGATTGAAACGGGATCCGGAATGACATGTACAGATGCTGACCAGATTCATTTCGCCAATGAAGGAATCCCGACAGTTCTTGTATCAATTCCACTTCGCTATATGCATTCGCCGGCCGAAGTGGCAGATGAGAAAGATGTGGAAGGCTGTATTGAACTGATTACAGAATTTCTTCTGGATGCTTCAGCAGATTTATAA
- a CDS encoding YicC family protein, whose protein sequence is MIKSMTGFGRFEVSEAQRKFTVEMKGVNHRYLDINIRMPKKLSFFESAIRTLLKQYAQRGKVDIFITYEDMTETQGVLKYNESLAAEYMECFKMMEETFGLENDIRVSTLSRYPEVLTMEEQTENEEELWSSLEKALKGAFTQFVETRTAEGAHLKEDLLGKLDGMLEKITLIEERSPQIVSEYREKLEEKVKELLEDTQMDEGRIAAEVVIFADKICTDEEVVRLKSHIAHMKETLESDEGIGRKLDFIAQEMNREANTILSKANDLEISNIAIDLKTEIEKVREQIQNIE, encoded by the coding sequence ATGATAAAAAGTATGACAGGCTTTGGAAGATTTGAAGTCTCTGAAGCACAACGCAAATTTACGGTAGAGATGAAGGGTGTGAACCATAGATATTTGGATATCAACATCCGTATGCCGAAGAAACTCAGTTTTTTTGAATCTGCGATCAGAACGCTGCTGAAGCAGTATGCACAGCGTGGAAAAGTTGATATTTTCATTACATATGAAGATATGACAGAGACACAGGGCGTTTTGAAATATAATGAATCCCTTGCAGCAGAATATATGGAATGTTTTAAGATGATGGAAGAGACATTTGGATTAGAGAATGATATTCGTGTTTCTACATTATCACGCTATCCGGAAGTGCTGACGATGGAAGAACAGACAGAGAATGAGGAAGAGCTCTGGAGCAGTCTTGAGAAGGCATTAAAAGGAGCATTTACACAGTTTGTTGAGACAAGGACAGCAGAAGGGGCACATCTGAAAGAAGATCTGCTTGGCAAGCTGGATGGAATGTTGGAGAAGATTACACTGATCGAAGAGCGCTCCCCGCAGATTGTTTCTGAATATCGGGAAAAATTAGAAGAAAAAGTAAAGGAACTTCTGGAAGATACTCAGATGGATGAGGGAAGGATTGCAGCGGAAGTAGTTATTTTTGCAGATAAGATCTGTACCGATGAAGAAGTAGTACGCCTTAAGAGTCATATCGCACATATGAAAGAAACATTGGAGAGCGATGAAGGAATCGGGCGAAAGCTTGATTTTATTGCTCAGGAGATGAATCGGGAGGCGAATACCATTCTGTCTAAGGCAAATGATCTGGAGATTTCTAATATTGCCATTGATCTGAAGACGGAGATTGAAAAAGTCAGGGAACAGATTCAGAATATTGAATAA
- the gmk gene encoding guanylate kinase, which produces MKTQGILIVVSGFSGAGKGTLMKALMNRYHDRYALSVSATTRNPREGEKNGVEYFFRTKEEFEKMIAKDELIEYARYVDNYYGTPKAYVEEQLSAGKDVILEIEIQGALKIKEKFPDTLLLFVTPPDAETLKERLIGRGTETMDVIEARMKRAAEEAQFMDRYDHLVINDKLEICVEEMHQIIQSEHRRTFRNQNFIEQIKTELQEAQMKGE; this is translated from the coding sequence ATGAAAACACAGGGAATCTTAATCGTTGTATCCGGTTTTTCGGGCGCAGGGAAAGGGACACTGATGAAAGCGCTGATGAATCGTTATCATGATCGCTATGCGCTGTCGGTATCTGCCACAACAAGAAATCCGCGGGAAGGCGAGAAAAATGGTGTGGAATATTTTTTCCGTACAAAAGAAGAATTTGAAAAAATGATTGCGAAAGATGAGCTGATAGAGTATGCTAGGTACGTGGATAACTACTATGGCACACCAAAGGCGTATGTGGAAGAACAGTTATCTGCCGGAAAAGATGTGATTCTGGAAATTGAAATTCAGGGCGCACTTAAGATTAAGGAGAAGTTTCCTGACACATTGCTCCTCTTTGTGACACCGCCGGATGCTGAGACATTAAAAGAACGGTTGATCGGCAGGGGAACAGAGACGATGGATGTCATTGAAGCGAGAATGAAACGCGCAGCAGAAGAAGCGCAGTTCATGGATCGGTATGATCACCTCGTAATTAATGATAAGCTGGAAATCTGTGTGGAAGAGATGCATCAGATTATTCAGAGTGAGCATCGCAGGACATTCCGAAATCAGAATTTTATAGAACAGATTAAAACAGAGCTTCAGGAAGCTCAAATGAAAGGAGAATAA
- a CDS encoding DNA-directed RNA polymerase subunit omega: MLHPSYTDLMRVVNQDVEEGATKIVNSRYSIVLATAKRARQIIAGAEPLVPAKDKDKPLSIAISELNNGKIKIIAENSEEE, from the coding sequence ATGTTACATCCATCTTATACAGATTTGATGAGAGTAGTAAATCAGGACGTGGAAGAAGGTGCAACAAAGATTGTTAACAGCCGTTATTCCATCGTACTTGCCACTGCAAAACGTGCAAGACAGATCATTGCAGGAGCAGAACCGCTTGTTCCGGCAAAGGACAAGGATAAACCGCTTTCTATTGCAATCAGTGAATTGAACAATGGAAAGATTAAGATTATTGCAGAAAACTCAGAAGAAGAGTAG
- the rimO gene encoding 30S ribosomal protein S12 methylthiotransferase RimO translates to MNLLFISLGCDKNLVDTEVMLGMLAKHGYQMVDDEASAEIIVINTCCFIHDAKEESINTILEMAEWKKNGKLKALIVTGCLAERYRQEIMDEIPEVDAVLGTTSYDKILEAIAAALHGEHKLIVNDVNALPLVDEKRIVTTGGHYAYMKIAEGCDKHCTYCIIPKIRGNYRSVPMERLVKEAEYLAEQGVKELILVAQETTVYGKDIYGEKSLPKLLRALCKVSGLRWIRILYCYPEEITEELIQVMKEEPKICHYIDLPIQHASDAILKRMGRRTSKAQLIETVERLREEIPDICIRTTLITGFPGETEEQHEEVMDFVDQMEFDRLGVFTYSPEEDTPAAEFEHQIPEEIKEDRQAELMELQQDIAFELAENMIGQTVLVMIEGKVADENAYVGRTYKDAPNVDGLIFIMTDEELVSGDFAMVKVTGAQEYDLIGELLS, encoded by the coding sequence ATGAATTTATTGTTTATTTCTCTCGGATGTGATAAGAATCTGGTAGATACAGAAGTGATGCTTGGAATGCTGGCAAAACACGGGTATCAGATGGTTGATGATGAGGCTAGTGCGGAGATTATTGTGATTAATACATGCTGTTTTATCCATGATGCAAAAGAAGAGAGTATTAACACTATTCTTGAGATGGCTGAGTGGAAGAAAAACGGGAAACTGAAAGCGCTTATAGTTACAGGATGTTTGGCTGAACGTTATCGACAGGAAATTATGGATGAGATTCCGGAAGTAGATGCGGTGCTTGGTACAACTTCTTATGATAAGATTCTCGAAGCAATTGCAGCCGCGCTTCACGGAGAACATAAGCTGATTGTCAACGATGTGAATGCACTTCCGCTTGTAGATGAAAAGCGGATTGTGACAACCGGTGGTCATTATGCTTACATGAAGATTGCAGAAGGCTGTGATAAGCACTGTACTTACTGTATCATTCCAAAAATACGCGGAAATTATCGCAGTGTTCCAATGGAGCGCCTTGTAAAAGAAGCAGAGTATCTGGCAGAACAGGGCGTAAAAGAACTGATTCTGGTGGCACAGGAAACAACGGTATACGGCAAAGACATTTATGGCGAGAAATCCCTTCCAAAGCTTTTGCGGGCGCTTTGTAAAGTCAGCGGACTTCGGTGGATTCGTATTCTTTATTGCTATCCGGAAGAGATTACAGAAGAATTGATCCAGGTTATGAAAGAAGAGCCAAAGATTTGTCATTATATTGACCTCCCAATCCAGCATGCCAGCGATGCGATTTTAAAACGGATGGGACGGCGCACATCAAAAGCGCAGTTGATCGAGACGGTGGAACGTTTACGGGAAGAAATTCCGGATATTTGCATCCGAACGACACTGATCACAGGATTTCCGGGAGAAACCGAGGAACAGCACGAAGAGGTTATGGATTTTGTCGATCAGATGGAATTTGATCGACTTGGTGTATTTACTTATTCACCGGAAGAAGATACTCCGGCAGCAGAATTTGAGCATCAGATTCCAGAAGAGATTAAGGAAGATCGTCAGGCAGAACTTATGGAGCTTCAGCAAGATATTGCTTTTGAGCTTGCAGAAAACATGATCGGGCAGACGGTGCTTGTGATGATTGAGGGCAAGGTGGCAGATGAGAATGCCTATGTAGGAAGGACTTACAAGGATGCGCCGAATGTTGACGGTTTGATTTTTATTATGACAGATGAAGAACTTGTTTCCGGAGATTTTGCAATGGTAAAAGTGACCGGAGCACAGGAATACGATTTGATAGGAGAGTTATTATCATGA
- the pgsA gene encoding CDP-diacylglycerol--glycerol-3-phosphate 3-phosphatidyltransferase produces MNLPNKLTVLRVLMIPFFVVFMLTDLGGASGKWIALAIFIIASLTDLLDGKIARKYNLVTNFGKFMDPLADKLLVSAAMICLIENGKLAAWIVIIIISREFIISGFRLVASDNGIVIAASYWGKFKTTFQMLMIVVLIMDLGGIFDTIGTVLIWVSLALTIISLVDYIAKNKEVLTRGGM; encoded by the coding sequence ATGAATTTACCAAATAAATTAACGGTACTGCGTGTGCTGATGATTCCGTTTTTCGTAGTATTTATGCTGACGGATCTGGGCGGCGCTTCCGGAAAGTGGATTGCCCTTGCAATTTTTATCATAGCTAGTTTGACAGATCTTTTGGATGGGAAAATCGCAAGAAAATACAATCTGGTAACAAATTTCGGAAAATTTATGGATCCGCTGGCAGATAAACTTCTTGTTTCTGCTGCAATGATCTGTCTCATAGAGAACGGAAAACTGGCGGCATGGATTGTAATTATTATTATCAGCCGTGAATTTATTATTAGCGGATTCCGTCTTGTTGCATCAGACAATGGAATTGTTATTGCTGCAAGTTACTGGGGCAAATTCAAAACAACATTTCAAATGTTAATGATTGTCGTATTGATTATGGATCTTGGCGGTATTTTTGATACAATCGGAACAGTTCTGATTTGGGTATCATTGGCGCTGACGATCATCTCACTTGTAGATTATATTGCAAAGAATAAAGAAGTCCTTACAAGAGGCGGTATGTAA
- a CDS encoding CinA family protein has product MKKAIEEMVIEVLRERKWKVTTAESCTGGLLAGRLLNVSGASEVYEEGHITYSNAAKEKILGVAHETLEKFGAVSSQTAEEMARGAATIANANAALVTTGIAGPTGGTKEKPVGLVYIGCCLNNRIRVEECHFHGTREEIRTASVERAIEILREELEDTLSVQETVCDSGMEEKNAD; this is encoded by the coding sequence ATGAAAAAAGCGATAGAAGAGATGGTAATAGAAGTATTAAGAGAAAGAAAATGGAAGGTTACTACAGCAGAATCCTGTACAGGCGGTCTCTTGGCAGGACGTCTTCTGAATGTTTCCGGCGCGTCTGAAGTGTATGAAGAAGGACATATTACTTATTCTAATGCAGCGAAAGAGAAAATCTTAGGAGTGGCTCATGAAACGCTGGAGAAATTTGGAGCGGTCAGCAGCCAGACAGCAGAAGAGATGGCGCGGGGAGCAGCAACAATAGCGAATGCGAATGCTGCGCTTGTAACGACAGGAATTGCCGGACCGACAGGAGGAACAAAAGAAAAACCGGTAGGACTGGTGTATATCGGCTGTTGTTTAAATAACAGGATTCGTGTAGAAGAATGTCATTTTCATGGAACGCGGGAAGAGATACGAACAGCTTCCGTAGAACGGGCGATTGAAATTCTCAGGGAAGAGCTGGAGGATACACTGTCTGTTCAAGAAACAGTATGTGACAGCGGAATGGAGGAAAAGAATGCAGATTAG
- a CDS encoding GNAT family N-acetyltransferase produces MQIRIVKETELWNVLNFSAQMFWKQDLARYTEEGKEAFLAFLKYENQLERYQTGKILLFAAYEKETVCGALELDTQGEVLFMYTDPRYQKEHLEAKLLQEACRLAVTSNMYTHLTVKTIPEKEILYREFGFEEEGAFVPEYGMMKKTLRMSVQKCCQRNQAKKKSNTGLYIGIAVMAGIMFLVFILGVLAFFVFGTVQRQKETGRTYAQEIPFDEKMIPMPEEEPEEENDGILQAEAYIAANAGYEIEEENDAFESDRSSAYFISYNINYPQLSGLSEKVEKELNEKLKNCARETVITYYENPTEEMKEWMMQQEAVVASQVNYKVTYQDENLLCVAFEDYYSVGNYNNIRVGLRSVVANVKSGEIYDLKDVISTNHTFANMWKEEAMDHYPENGFVNVYDAKELEHFFEGDSGEERISPIFMLTGEGIEIGFEYVTEDTSVGNGYLTIDFDKEELKRFQKKPKFWKMVAEEIS; encoded by the coding sequence ATGCAGATTAGAATTGTAAAAGAAACGGAATTATGGAATGTACTGAATTTCTCGGCTCAGATGTTCTGGAAACAAGATCTGGCACGCTATACAGAGGAAGGAAAAGAAGCATTTCTTGCATTTTTAAAATATGAAAATCAATTAGAACGTTATCAGACAGGTAAGATTTTGCTGTTTGCAGCTTATGAAAAAGAAACAGTATGTGGAGCTTTGGAACTGGACACACAAGGAGAAGTGCTCTTTATGTATACGGATCCGCGTTATCAAAAAGAACATTTAGAAGCCAAGCTTCTGCAGGAGGCTTGCCGTCTTGCGGTGACTTCAAATATGTATACACATCTGACAGTAAAGACGATTCCGGAGAAAGAGATATTATACCGGGAATTTGGATTTGAAGAGGAAGGCGCATTTGTGCCGGAGTATGGAATGATGAAAAAGACGCTTCGAATGTCTGTTCAGAAATGCTGTCAGCGGAATCAGGCTAAGAAAAAATCCAATACAGGTCTGTATATTGGAATTGCAGTTATGGCAGGTATTATGTTTCTTGTGTTCATTTTAGGTGTGTTAGCTTTTTTCGTATTTGGAACGGTACAAAGACAAAAAGAAACCGGACGGACTTATGCACAGGAAATTCCGTTTGATGAGAAGATGATTCCAATGCCGGAAGAAGAACCAGAGGAGGAAAATGACGGTATTTTACAGGCAGAAGCATATATTGCCGCAAATGCAGGGTATGAGATTGAAGAAGAAAATGATGCATTTGAAAGTGACAGATCATCAGCGTATTTTATTTCTTATAATATTAATTATCCGCAGCTAAGCGGACTCTCAGAAAAGGTAGAAAAAGAACTTAATGAGAAGCTGAAAAATTGTGCAAGAGAGACTGTCATAACATACTATGAAAATCCGACAGAAGAGATGAAAGAATGGATGATGCAGCAAGAAGCAGTGGTAGCATCACAAGTGAATTATAAAGTCACTTATCAGGATGAAAACTTACTCTGTGTAGCTTTTGAAGATTATTACAGTGTTGGAAACTATAATAATATTCGGGTAGGACTTCGTTCAGTTGTTGCGAATGTAAAGAGCGGAGAAATATATGATTTGAAAGATGTGATTAGTACTAATCATACATTTGCAAACATGTGGAAAGAAGAAGCCATGGATCACTATCCGGAAAATGGATTTGTAAATGTTTATGATGCAAAAGAACTGGAACATTTCTTTGAAGGCGACAGTGGTGAAGAGAGGATTTCTCCAATATTTATGCTGACAGGAGAAGGAATTGAGATCGGCTTTGAATATGTGACCGAAGATACTTCTGTTGGAAATGGGTATCTGACGATTGATTTTGATAAAGAAGAATTAAAGAGATTCCAGAAAAAACCAAAATTTTGGAAAATGGTGGCGGAAGAAATTTCATAG